The following coding sequences are from one Leishmania braziliensis MHOM/BR/75/M2904 complete genome, chromosome 36 window:
- a CDS encoding putative phosphoglycerate mutase family member 5: protein MSFTFRRFFGSVVIGFGASPLLRGATAALCETVTPAGPPGMRSKAHISANGLVNHLFDDDPLPTEEELQYVKTWGVPWVEDWDRPGERGIRADRSASHQRQIIMIRHGQYGNESIHDDKIHRLTALGERQARATGVYLRKLFEEGEKRKKLNAIYRQAQRAFKKAKNDGASEEQLAQLEKKVTEARQALSGAGGILVDDMPTAVHVSDMTRAKQTADLILEAFPADVRRCQDVDPQLRERIPCAVQPARSFTASAEDMRTAEAVFERYFHRPSESGTTVEVIVGHGNMIRYLTMRALQLPPEAWLRTSLPHCSVTAITIRGTGHVSLVGMGSYGHLPPEMVTVSNVK, encoded by the coding sequence ATGTCCTTCACCTTCCGCCGGTTCTTTGGGAGTGTCGTGATCGGCTTTGGCGCATCGCCGCTCCTTCGCGGAGCCACTGCGGCTCTGTGCGAGACTGTGACGCCCGCGGGGCCGCCTGGAATGCGTAGCAAAGCCCACATATCTGCCAATGGCTTGGTGAATCATCTCTTTGACGACGATCCGCTAccgacggaggaggagctgcagtaCGTCAAGACTTGGGGTGTGCCATGGGTGGAGGATTGGGATCGTCCAGGGGAGCGCGGAATTCGCGCAGATCGAAGTGCATCCCATCAGCGCCAGATTATCATGATCCGTCACGGCCAGTACGGAAACGAAAGTATACATGACGATAAAATCCACAGGCTCACAGCGCTAGGCGAGCGACAAGCTCGCGCAACTGGTGTTTACCTGCGCAAGCTCTTTGAAGAGGGTgagaagcggaagaagcTCAACGCCATCTATCGTCAGGCTCAGCGAGCCTTCAAAAAAGCAAAGAACGACGGCGCCTCTGAGGAGCAATTGGCtcagctggagaagaaggtgaCCGAGGCGCGTCAGGCGCTGTCTGGCGCGGGTGGCATCCTCGTCGATGACATGCCGACGGCGGTGCATGTCTCAGACATGACGCGAGCTAAGCAGACCGCTGACTTAATTCTAGAAGCGTTCCCAGCAGACGTGCGGCGGTGCCAGGACGTGGACCCGCAGTTACGGGAGCGCATCCCGTGCGCCGTGCAACCGGCGCGCTCAttcaccgcctccgctgaGGATATGCGCACTGCTGAGGCCGTCTTTGAGCGATATTTTCACCGACCTAGTGAGTCTGGCACCACTGTCGAGGTCATTGTCGGCCACGGCAACATGATTCGCTACCTCACCATGCgagcactgcagctgcctcccgaggcgtggctgcgcacCTCGCTCCCCCATTGCAGCGTTACAGCCATTACCATTCGCGGCACCGGTCATGTGAGCTTGGTCGGCATGGGCTCGTACGGCCATCTACCACCGGAGATGGTGACGGTGTCGAACGTCAAGTAA
- a CDS encoding glycosyl hydrolase-like protein, translating into MARHSFGFRGVRNRRIRHLLLRSALALAVLVTLSLIALLCFFAYESREGVEIPGERHVSPLSQHMAGEEVDADGTIPFRRPSSVTSTTCAPVAESSSGVGAVWFNPKTGDASHPNTSWLHSAFTSAGKVRVALPFGAHADTGAFVSQKPRLFAFLASWRTYERMLMGRGSQGDEATAAADVNEELPVFARRRVAPVKHVEVRLLRQRSSRNTWAAPTETMLPIVGILPRESTTLVSAEELLVESALSKEGLEPLVAAIQPGSDNKESTVVGIDTRLRASAAKERGGNASHSTGDGTSLLPFPLLELSIAPRRSATSPASSTEVNSDVIPATTLVKWRAGHMTAPASGEALEITLDIVHPSRPSLEASLYTEESEKTRSGARGDPYTSTLEANVCSTHIVRLYGLSPSILSVHTHGGSAGASAVAEKGGLNVIPLNMSEEVELMVGGETRLSSGGARLSGVVPLLYLELSYGGTADVQQGAAAGEHQTMGLLWLHPGSFFISTLTSPTPTGGHEPPRTCVRLRGTAGATGLYLLPGPTPAEVLRQYYTLTGFPTLPPRFLLGYHHGLQGADVTTQQAAEDLSEAFRNAGVPLDSVWMTNSAVAAGDTPFTWNHTRFPDPLLMQSNLWYGGRRYVISRSVPTVPITSRSPLLLEGRRGGLFVSLSAVDTAGWPALSVDGVSSHVVDFFNPAASKWYSGMLKYRRYVGSSNHTFISLHHSAPIVRASAVPTAGEEAFLCLPPGLRVEGEVLPMNVGHHGGVQHNQVHQLLTVHFARATHEGMLRRTHYHRRALTFTESYFVGTQRYAVVRVETQPRCADTVPPDPASILREAWGALQTAVRQCAQLGVIGIPFSGANLAGGLSSRLLLLQQLANAPSTAATPTTPVPGVAGSGDGGAAAEKNDELTVSSASPRGAMEEMEQLLVRWYAAGVFFGAMYTDESAVAADTTNTGGAASLQPLATGPWWMRLPVAAATRQAIHANIYARYALLPYLYTAAYHASEEGSIFLAPLAFTSSEVSPPSKDTCTPTCYTAGSALIVCPVTQPVHPLRDVRKSDGTRSVVGTGFFDLWTGVWHGTVSSAAGRASWWERAAQNGGPTSKELAWLATNNADPLQVLPVAASLAPVLLRSGHIVATQNVIASRASSAHVSDEAIVDTRAVHSTHMGANWTITVALPSLPVAGGVAAASPVVLAEGDVFWDEGSHNGQHQPPTMKPGDSVPPYMPYIPTNVHHCALHMKCLYEEAGASAATAQLTVEVTQTSESCAEALAELVSHWNEAPQGFEERLASAKAHRDSRLHQLEVEQNAQEDKGLRGDRGGVKDFPEASTLTREDLRGLRLPNAHDEATRNALWSSHILQRLRFLFQSEEDAARLSRKSSTSSATAIVVVERHSSTGNTPGVQAGEEGAVRASVCASHDVPDAHAVLVHLVCDVHGEGIAVSVFGARKTALADGSFGARVPPRHTWSFSFSLMN; encoded by the coding sequence ATGGCGAGGCATAGTTTTGGCTTCCGAGGGGTGCGTAACAGGCGTATTCGGCACCTTCTACTCCGTTCGGCCCTCGCACTCGCAGTCCTTGTAACTCTCAGTCTCATCGCGCTACTCTGCTTTTTTGCCTACGAGAGCAGGGAAGGGGTCGAGATACCGGGCGAGCGGCACGTTTCACCACTGTCACAGCATATGGCGGGCGAAGAGGTTGATGCCGATGGCACGATCCCGTTTCGAAGGCCCTCCTCCGTTACTTCGACGACGTGTGCCCCTGTAGCCGAGTCATCAAGCGGAGTAGGTGCGGTGTGGTTCAACCCCAAGACTGGCGACGCCTCCCATCCCAACACGTCTTGGCTGCACTCTGCCTTCACCTCTGCTGGCAAAGTGCGTGTTGCGCTTCCGTTTGGTGCCCACGCAGACACCGGCGCGTTTGTGTCGCAGAAGCCGCGGCTGTTTGCATTTCTTGCATCATGGAGAACCTATGAACGCATGCTGATGGGGCGTGGCTCCCAGGGTGACGAGGCCACTGCCGCGGCAGACGTCAATGAGGAGCTGCCGGTCTTTGCGCGGAGGAGAGTAGCACCTGTGAAGCATGTTGAGGTGCGTCTGTTGCGGCAGCGCTCGTCACGAAATACTTGGGCTGCTCCGACGGAGACCATGCTGCCCATCGTAGGCATTCTTCCTCGCGAGTCGACGACACTGGTCTCCGCGGAAGAATTGCTAGTGGAAAGCGCCTTGAGCAAAGAAGGCTTGGAGCCTTTGGTAGCGGCGATTCAGCCAGGCAGTGATAACAAGGAGTCGACGGTTGTAGGCATCGACACACGCTTGCGGGCGTCGGCCGCGAAGGAGCGCGGCGGTAATGCAAGCCATAGTACAGGTGATGGCACCTCACTGCTACCCTTTCCTTTGCTGGAGTTGAGCATCGCTcctcggcgcagcgccacgtcTCCAGCCTCCTCCACTGAGGTGAACTCCGATGTGATCCCCGCGACCACGCTGGTGAAGTGGCGCGCCGGTCACATGACGGCTCCGGCCAGCGGTGAGGCATTGGAGATCACCCTCGACATTGTGCATCCCAGTCGGCCAAGTTTGGAAGCCTCTTTGTACAcagaggaaagcgagaagacACGTTCTGGAGCTCGAGGAGACCCCTACACCTCTACCCTTGAGGCCAACGTGTGCAGCACGCATATTGTTCGGCTCTATGGTTTGAGCCCCTCCATCTTGTCGGTGCACACTCACGGCGGCTCTGCCGGTGCcagcgcggtggcggagaAAGGCGGGCTCAACGTGATTCCGCTGAACATGTCAGAGGAAGTGGAGCTAATGGTCGGTGGAGAGACGAGGCTGTCGTCTGGAGGCGCACGACTGAGCGGCGTTGTACCCCTTCTCTATCTGGAGCTCTCTTACGGCGGGACTGCAGATGTGCAGCagggtgcagcagcaggtgagcACCAAACGATGGGactgctgtggctgcaccCTGGCTCTTTCTTTATCTCCACCTTGACCTCGCCCACCCCCACCGGCGGCCACGAACcgccgcgcacgtgtgtACGACTGCGCGGCACCGCGGGCGCTACCGGACTGTATCTGCTTCCGGGGCCGACCccagcggaggtgctgcggcagtaCTACACTCTCACCGGATTCCCCACACTTCCCCCACGATTTCTCTTGGGGTATCATCACGGTTTGCAAGGCGCTGACGTCACCACCCAGCAGGCTGCAGAGGATCTTAGTGAAGCCTTTCGAAACGCCGGTGTGCCGCTGGACAGTGTGTGGATGACTAACtccgcagtggcggcgggAGACACTCCGTTCACGTGGAACCACACCCGCTTCCCGGATCCACTGCTGATGCAGTCTAACTTGTGGTACGGGGGCCGGCGCTACGTGATTTCGCGCAGCGTCCCCACGGTCCCAATCACGAGTCGCTCTCCATTGCTTCTCGAgggccgccgcggtggcctCTTTGTGTCGCTGAGCGCCGTGGATACTGCAGGGTGGCCGGCGCTCAGCGTGGATGGGGTGTCGAGCCACGTCGTCGACTTTTTCAACCCTGCGGCAAGCAAGTGGTACAGCGGCATGCTCAAGTACCGGCGCTACGTCGGCTCCTCAAACCACACGTTCATCAGCCTTCATCATAGCGCGCCCATCGTGCGGGCGAGTGCGGTGCCGACCGCAGGGGAGGAAGCATTCCTGTGTCTGCCCCCTGGATTGCGGGTAGAGGGCGAGGTACTGCCGATGAACGTAGGCCATCATGGCGGTGTTCAGCATAACCAAGTGCATCAGCTGCTTACCGTTCACTTTGCGCGTGCGACACACGAAGGCATGCTGCGTCGTACTCACTATCACCGACGGGCTTTGACTTTCACTGAGAGCTACTTTGTTGGTACGCAGCGGTACGCGGTGGTGCGAGTGGAGACACAGCCACGGTGCGCTGACACTGTGCCTCCCGACCCGGCATCGATTCTCAGGGAGGCTTGGGGAGCTCTTCAGACAGCTGTGCGTCAATGTGCTCAGCTGGGTGTTATCGGCATTCCGTTCAGCGGCGCTAACCTCGCGGGTGGTCTTTCGTCGagattgctgctgctgcagcagctaGCGAATGCGCCGAGCACTGCGGCGACACCCACTACCCCTGTGCCAGGGGTTGCAGgcagtggtgatggcggcgctgctgcggaaaAGAATGATGAGCTGACGGTGTCGTCTGCGTCGCCACGGGGTGCcatggaggagatggagcaACTCTTGGTAAGGTGGTATGCAGCAGGTGTCTTCTTTGGTGCAATGTATACCGACGAgtcagcggtggcagcggacACGACAAACACTGGTGGCGCGGCTTCATTGCAGCCGTTAGCGACTGGTCCGTGGTGGATGCGGCTTCctgtcgctgcagccaccCGCCAAGCCATCCACGCGAACATCTACGCCCGCTATGCGCTCCTGCCTTACCTCTACACTGCCGCCTATCACGCCAGCGAGGAAGGGAGCATATTcctggcgccgctggcgtTCACCTCGTCGGAGGTGTCGCCGCCCAGTAAGGATACGTGCACGCCAACCTGCTACACTGCAGGTAGTGCGTTGATTGTGTGTCCTGTAACTCAGCCAGTGCATCCCCTGCGAGATGTACGGAAGAGCGATGGCACCCGCAGTGTGGTTGGTACGGGCTTTTTCGACTTGTGGACAGGAGTGTGGCATGGCACCGTTTCTTCTGCCGCTGGGCGTGCGTCGTGGTGGGAAAGAGCGGCACAGAATGGCGGACCCACATCTAAGGAACTCGCGTGGCTGGCAACCAACAACGCTGACCCCCTTCAGGTTCTTCCAGTGGCAGCGTCTCTTGCGCCTGTACTGTTGCGCAGTGGCCACATTGTGGCGACTCAAAATGTTATCGCGTCTCGGGCAAGCAGCGCGCACGTAAGCGACGAGGCAATTGTTGACACGCGTGCGGTGCACAGTACGCACATGGGGGCGAACTGGACCATCACTGTGGCGCTTCCCTCTTTGCCAGTAGCGGGGGGtgttgccgccgcgtcgccggTCGTTCTTGCCGAAGGGGACGTCTTTTGGGATGAAGGCAGCCACAACGGTCAGCATCAGCCTCCGACTATGAAGCCTGGCGACTCGGTGCCGCCGTATATGCCCTACATTCCGACGAATGTGCACCACTGCGCACTGCACATGAAGTGCCTCTACGAGGAAGCTGGGGCATCAGCAGCCACTGCACAACTAACAGTGGAAGTGACGCAGACATCCGAGTCGTGTGCGGAGGCATTGGCAGAACTCGTGTCTCACTGGAATGAGGCGCCGCAGGGATTTGAAGAGCGCCTGGCAAGTGCAAAGGCGCACAGAGACTCGCGTCTGCATCAACTGGAAGTGGAGCAGAACGCGCAGGAAGACAAGGGCCTTCGTGGTGACAGAGGTGGGGTAAAGGATTTTCCTGAAGCTTCGACGCTTACGCGCGAAGACCTGAGAGGACTCCGCTTGCCCAACGCCCACGATGAAGCCACACGCAATGCGCTTTGGTCGTCACACATCCTTCAGCGCTTGCGCTTCCTTTTTCAGAGCGAAGAGGATGCAGCACGCCTCTCACGGAAGTCATCTACATCATCAGCGACAGCAATTGTCGTCGTAGAGCGTCACAGTAGCACTGGCAATACGCCAGGCGTGCAGGCGGGTGAGGAAGGTGCTGTGAGAGCAAGTGTTTGCGCATCTCACGATGTGCctgacgcacacgcagtgcTTGTGCATCTGGTATGCGATGTACACGGTGAAGGGATAGCGGTGTCGGTGTTTGGCGCCCGTAAGACCGCGCTCGCGGACGGCTCTTTCGGTGCTCGCGTGCCACCTCGTCACACGTGGAGCTTTAGCTTTTCTCTGATGAATTAG